In one Rutidosis leptorrhynchoides isolate AG116_Rl617_1_P2 chromosome 8, CSIRO_AGI_Rlap_v1, whole genome shotgun sequence genomic region, the following are encoded:
- the LOC139864234 gene encoding uncharacterized mitochondrial protein AtMg00310-like, translating into MQLYWCSAFILPNAIIKDIEKLLRGYLWCQGELKCGKAKVKWDDVCLPKEEGGLSIKRLRHWNVALMTSHIWRLSTFKDSLWVRWIHEYKLKRYSFWDVPITAGSSWCWRKILRIRPLVKQYLVYKIGNGQNVSTWFDSWSSIGPIVDIIPTNEIQSAGFTMKETVCDLANGTSWPTGWLQVYPSLNSINIPLLSNHEDKLCWKDSDNRLMDYSVSRIWDTIRPRAAVVPWFRVVWFS; encoded by the coding sequence ATGCAACTATATTGGTGTTCGGCGTTCATTCTTCCTAATGCTATTATCAAGGATATTGAGAAATTGCTTCGGGGATATTTATGGTGCCAGGGTGAGTTAAAATGTGGCAAAGCTAAGGTTAAATGGGATGATGTCTGTTTACCAAAAGAAGAGGGAGGGCTAAGTATTAAAAGGTTGAGACATTGGAATGTGGCTCTTATGACTTCTCATATATGGAGGTTGTCTACTTTTAAGGATTCATTATGGGTGCGTTGGATCCACGAATACAAGTTGAAGAGGTATAGTTTTTGGGATGTTCCTATAACGGCAGGATCGTCATGGTGTTGGCGTAAGATTCTTCGTATACGTCCTCTGGTTAAACAATATTTAGTGTATAAGATAGGAAATGGCCAAAACGTTTCTACTTGGTTTGACTCATGGAGTTCGATTGGGCCTATTGTTGACATTATTCCAACTAATGAGATTCAAAGTGCAGGCTTCACAATGAAAGAAACTGTTTGTGACTTGGCTAATGGTACTAGCTGGCCGACTGGTTGGTTGCAGGTGTATCCATCATTGAATTCTATTAATATTCCTTTGTTAAGCAATCATGAAGATAAACTATGCTGGAAAGATAGTGATAATCGATTGATGGATTATTCAGTGTCTCGAATTTGGGACACTATTCGACCTCGCGCAGCTGTGGTCCCATGGTTTAGGGTGGTTTGGTTTTCGTAA